A section of the Aminiphilus circumscriptus DSM 16581 genome encodes:
- the trpD gene encoding anthranilate phosphoribosyltransferase, translating into MQRTAHILPPSPKGAERPRPQAAPGAPLPDAVRFRHCLEQVVQGRDLSPADMEHAMVCMLENSVPDIQVAGFLAGLRSKGETVTEIAAAARALRNKGLRVDTGRSTLVDTCGTGGDGTGTFNISTAAAFVVAGGGLPVAKHGNRSVSSTCGSADVLEKLGVTFPGSPEEVLGCLDAAGMTFLFAPLFHGAMKNVAAVRKGLGMRTLFNLLGPLANPAGATHQVLGVYAPHLVRPLAEVLADFGLRGALVVHGADGLDELSLTGTTHVAELRNGRIEEYDLTPEDLGLSRCSLEELRGGTPEENARLLLDVLRGTPGPRRDAVLLNAAAAFLLNDDDTAPETRTDRWKKALGKAAASIDSGEAKRVLDRLVAALPSGKGSSSEPRGDGTSARKGTLSTTSLPKSTGEDAFRDPCFMGFVPEQECAARRDLFHRGALFPGVFA; encoded by the coding sequence TTGCAGAGAACCGCCCACATTCTTCCTCCGTCTCCGAAAGGGGCTGAAAGACCCAGGCCGCAGGCAGCGCCGGGGGCACCCCTGCCCGATGCGGTCCGTTTTCGGCACTGCCTCGAACAGGTCGTGCAGGGGCGCGACCTGAGCCCCGCCGACATGGAACACGCCATGGTCTGCATGCTGGAGAACTCCGTGCCGGACATCCAGGTGGCGGGCTTCCTCGCGGGGCTCAGGAGCAAGGGAGAGACCGTCACGGAGATCGCCGCCGCCGCGAGGGCGCTGCGAAACAAGGGACTCCGGGTGGACACGGGACGGAGCACCCTGGTGGACACCTGCGGTACCGGAGGAGACGGCACGGGCACCTTCAACATCTCCACCGCCGCGGCCTTCGTCGTGGCCGGGGGCGGCCTTCCCGTGGCGAAGCACGGAAACCGCTCCGTTTCGAGCACCTGCGGCAGCGCGGATGTGCTGGAAAAGCTCGGCGTGACCTTTCCCGGTTCCCCCGAGGAGGTTCTGGGCTGCCTTGACGCGGCGGGCATGACCTTCCTCTTCGCTCCGCTCTTCCACGGCGCCATGAAGAACGTGGCGGCGGTGCGCAAGGGACTGGGCATGCGGACCCTCTTCAACCTTCTCGGCCCTCTCGCGAACCCTGCGGGAGCCACGCATCAGGTTCTTGGCGTCTACGCGCCCCACCTGGTCCGTCCCCTCGCGGAGGTCCTCGCCGACTTCGGCCTCCGGGGAGCGCTGGTGGTGCACGGCGCGGACGGCCTGGACGAACTTTCTCTCACGGGGACCACTCACGTGGCGGAACTGCGGAACGGCCGCATCGAGGAATACGACCTCACCCCGGAGGATCTCGGCCTCTCCCGCTGTTCCCTGGAGGAACTCCGGGGCGGCACCCCCGAGGAAAACGCGCGCCTTCTTCTCGACGTGCTCCGGGGAACGCCCGGCCCCAGGCGGGACGCGGTGCTCCTCAACGCCGCGGCGGCGTTCCTCCTGAACGATGACGACACCGCTCCGGAGACAAGGACCGACCGCTGGAAAAAGGCCCTCGGAAAAGCCGCGGCAAGCATCGATTCCGGCGAGGCGAAGCGTGTTCTCGACCGGCTCGTCGCGGCCCTCCCCTCCGGAAAGGGCTCCTCCTCCGAGCCCCGGGGCGACGGAACCTCCGCACGGAAGGGGACGCTCTCCACCACGTCCCTCCCGAAATCCACCGGGGAGGACGCCTTCAGAGACCCCTGTTTCATGGGCTTCGTGCCGGAGCAGGAGTGCGCGGCCCGGCGCGACCTCTTCCACAGGGGGGCGCTCTTTCCGGGAGTGTTCGCATGA
- a CDS encoding diguanylate cyclase — MRPSPNVTSSASPVVRYGMVEHPPLFFRDAQGTYQGFFVDLLRYVAEREGWRLEFTEAPGERLVEMLQAGELDLLSMAPTPRLERLFDFNTVQHHATWYTFFTRPGVQMLTYADLNGRSVAIQRGFYAVSELRYLTEQLGLRCTILETSSMEEAFDLLLRGEADVCAAEQLTALSFARRHNLRRSPVVFAPSRIYFGTTKGRNAAILRALDAHLRELLDSLTSPYYRWQRKWFYDEELTFFPQWALIAFLCSAVFLVLLGAGVVLLGRKERALRKAGERTARHLAYEKVLSDCARLFLTPGEGEEVLSRVCERLCDLSEVSWVAVYRNQRHAEEGYVAQLVAETGLSLATPHVAQIERMLFREVPREWVAALAEGRPWQEDAGALQERRELFPVNTGNDSLLLLPLHEGKHWWGTMVFAGARERLWNAEVTGILETVTNMAGTYLSRRRAEEKLLRLAATDGLTGLSNRRAFFGALEREIARSTRHGSPLSLAILDVDRFKEVNDRYGHDAGDAVLRELARLLLRGVRKEDFLGRIGGEEFGVLFPETADELAFAVAERLRRLVEQHTFSVDCERGRHPLHLTVSIGVAPFLGKGDSACHFYRRADGVLYDAKTSGRNCVHVWRSPDEPGETEKCTETFRAEESKE; from the coding sequence ATGCGGCCTTCACCGAACGTGACTTCCTCCGCCTCGCCCGTGGTGCGGTACGGTATGGTGGAACACCCCCCTCTCTTTTTCCGGGATGCTCAGGGGACCTATCAGGGGTTCTTCGTCGACCTGCTCCGTTACGTGGCAGAGCGGGAGGGGTGGCGTCTGGAGTTTACTGAGGCGCCGGGAGAGCGTCTTGTGGAGATGCTGCAGGCGGGAGAGCTCGATCTTTTGAGCATGGCGCCCACGCCGCGCCTGGAAAGGCTCTTCGACTTCAACACGGTGCAGCATCATGCCACCTGGTACACCTTTTTCACCAGGCCCGGCGTACAGATGCTGACCTACGCGGACCTCAACGGCCGCAGCGTGGCCATCCAGCGTGGTTTTTACGCCGTGAGCGAACTCCGCTACCTGACGGAGCAACTCGGCCTGCGCTGCACCATTCTGGAGACGTCCAGCATGGAAGAAGCCTTCGACCTGCTCCTGCGCGGGGAGGCGGATGTCTGTGCGGCGGAGCAGCTCACAGCCCTTTCCTTTGCGCGGCGCCACAATCTCCGGCGGAGTCCCGTCGTCTTCGCCCCGTCCCGTATCTATTTCGGAACGACGAAGGGGCGGAACGCCGCCATCCTCCGCGCGCTGGACGCGCATCTTCGGGAACTGCTCGATTCTCTCACCTCACCCTACTACCGTTGGCAACGGAAATGGTTCTACGACGAAGAACTCACGTTCTTTCCTCAGTGGGCTCTCATTGCCTTTCTCTGTTCCGCCGTCTTCCTCGTTCTCCTGGGGGCAGGCGTGGTGCTTCTCGGAAGAAAGGAGAGGGCGCTCCGCAAAGCGGGAGAGCGCACGGCACGGCATCTCGCCTACGAGAAGGTCCTTTCGGACTGTGCTCGTCTGTTTCTCACCCCCGGGGAAGGGGAGGAGGTGCTCTCCCGTGTCTGCGAGCGCCTGTGCGACCTCTCGGAGGTGAGCTGGGTGGCAGTGTACCGGAATCAACGGCACGCCGAAGAAGGATATGTGGCCCAACTCGTTGCTGAAACAGGCCTGTCCCTTGCCACTCCCCACGTTGCCCAAATCGAGAGGATGCTGTTCCGAGAGGTCCCCCGGGAGTGGGTGGCAGCCCTCGCGGAAGGGCGCCCCTGGCAGGAGGATGCGGGAGCGCTTCAGGAGCGGCGGGAACTTTTCCCCGTAAACACGGGAAACGACTCCCTGCTTCTGCTTCCTCTCCACGAGGGGAAGCACTGGTGGGGAACGATGGTCTTTGCGGGCGCGAGGGAGCGCCTTTGGAATGCCGAGGTCACGGGCATTCTCGAAACGGTGACGAACATGGCGGGAACGTACCTCTCCCGCCGAAGGGCGGAGGAAAAGTTGCTGCGCCTTGCCGCGACGGACGGACTCACCGGGCTTTCCAATCGCCGGGCCTTCTTCGGTGCGCTCGAACGGGAGATCGCTCGGAGCACCCGTCACGGGAGTCCCCTTTCCCTGGCGATCCTCGACGTGGATCGCTTCAAGGAGGTGAACGACCGCTACGGTCACGATGCGGGAGACGCGGTTCTCCGGGAGCTGGCCCGGCTTCTTCTTCGGGGGGTCAGAAAAGAGGATTTTCTGGGGCGCATCGGGGGCGAGGAGTTCGGCGTGCTTTTCCCCGAGACGGCGGACGAGTTGGCCTTCGCCGTCGCGGAGCGCCTGAGAAGACTTGTGGAACAACATACATTTTCCGTGGATTGTGAACGCGGACGACACCCCCTGCATCTCACCGTGAGCATCGGCGTGGCACCCTTCCTCGGCAAAGGAGATTCGGCGTGCCATTTCTACCGCAGGGCGGACGGCGTTCTCTACGACGCGAAGACCTCCGGCAGGAACTGCGTTCATGTTTGGAGATCCCCGGACGAGCCCGGAGAAACGGAGAAGTGCACGGAGACTTTCCGGGCTGAAGAATCCAAAGAATAA
- the zupT gene encoding zinc transporter ZupT has translation MDSAFWLAFGLTAFAGLSTGIGSAIAFFAKRTDYRFLSWATGFSAGVMLYVAFTEILGKASEALAAARGETVGNWLTAASFFGGILLILAIDRFVPAPENPHEVPDVMPKGMAKASPDPKGGRTLAPHPSAVPKGEADLHRMGLFCALAIGIHNFPEGLATFLAALEDPTLGVAIAVAIALHNIPEGISVSVPIYYATGNRRRAFLYSLLSGLAEPVGALVGYLLLLPFLSQELMGCLFGGVAGIMVYISLDELLPASRAYGKGHDSLYGLLGGMGVMALSLLLLQ, from the coding sequence ATGGACAGCGCCTTCTGGCTTGCCTTCGGACTCACCGCCTTTGCCGGTCTCTCCACGGGAATCGGCAGCGCCATCGCATTCTTCGCCAAACGGACGGACTATCGCTTTCTCTCCTGGGCGACGGGTTTCTCCGCGGGGGTCATGCTCTACGTGGCCTTTACGGAAATTCTCGGCAAGGCCTCGGAAGCCCTCGCCGCGGCCCGAGGCGAGACGGTGGGAAACTGGCTCACCGCGGCGTCCTTCTTCGGCGGAATCCTCCTCATTCTCGCCATCGACCGCTTCGTTCCCGCACCGGAGAACCCCCACGAAGTGCCGGACGTCATGCCCAAGGGAATGGCCAAGGCTTCTCCGGACCCCAAGGGAGGGCGCACCCTTGCTCCTCATCCCTCCGCCGTTCCCAAGGGAGAGGCGGACCTGCATCGCATGGGGCTCTTCTGTGCCCTCGCCATCGGCATCCACAACTTTCCCGAGGGGCTCGCCACCTTTCTCGCCGCCCTGGAGGACCCGACCCTCGGCGTGGCCATCGCCGTCGCCATCGCGCTGCACAACATTCCCGAGGGCATCAGCGTCTCCGTGCCGATCTACTACGCCACGGGCAACCGCCGCAGGGCCTTTCTCTACTCCCTCCTTTCCGGGCTCGCCGAGCCCGTGGGGGCCCTCGTGGGATATCTGCTCCTCCTCCCCTTTCTCAGCCAGGAACTTATGGGGTGCCTCTTCGGAGGGGTGGCGGGCATCATGGTGTATATTTCTCTCGATGAACTGCTTCCCGCGTCGCGGGCCTACGGAAAGGGACACGACTCCCTCTACGGATTGCTCGGCGGCATGGGGGTCATGGCGCTGAGCCTGCTGCTTCTGCAGTGA
- the trpA gene encoding tryptophan synthase subunit alpha: protein MNGCTAISQAFSGGKALLSYIMAGDPDLETTKTILRTLDRAGADLLEVGIPFSDPLADGPVIQAAAIRALEQRVSTASVLELLRSLREELRAPRILMSYANPLLRYGEGFAADAAAAGVAGVLIPDLPFSERGRFAAALSRQGIALLAMVAPNSSEERLREIGENAEGFLYCVSILGTTGNSGKLAATVTTGATGSGGLEDYLRRVRRFTKIPAVVGFGIDGPEQARRIAPHADGIVVGSALVRLVERFGNDRPALVAALEEFVRSVKSAMAGAAPHGAGA, encoded by the coding sequence ATGAACGGATGCACGGCGATTTCTCAGGCCTTTTCGGGCGGAAAGGCCCTTCTTTCCTATATCATGGCGGGGGATCCGGACCTGGAGACCACGAAAACCATTCTCCGCACCCTGGACAGGGCGGGGGCGGATCTCCTCGAGGTGGGGATTCCCTTTTCGGATCCCCTTGCGGACGGACCGGTGATCCAGGCGGCGGCCATCCGCGCCCTGGAGCAACGCGTCTCGACGGCGTCGGTGCTGGAACTCCTCCGCTCGCTCAGGGAGGAGTTGCGGGCACCGCGCATTCTCATGAGCTACGCCAATCCTCTGCTCCGCTACGGTGAAGGTTTCGCCGCAGACGCCGCCGCCGCGGGCGTGGCGGGCGTTCTCATTCCCGATCTGCCCTTCTCCGAGAGGGGGCGCTTCGCCGCCGCCCTCTCGCGTCAGGGAATCGCCCTTCTCGCCATGGTGGCTCCGAACTCTTCCGAGGAGCGCCTCAGGGAAATCGGGGAAAACGCCGAGGGGTTTCTCTACTGCGTCTCCATTCTCGGCACCACGGGAAACAGCGGCAAGCTCGCCGCCACGGTGACGACCGGAGCGACCGGGTCGGGGGGGCTGGAGGACTATCTCCGCAGGGTCCGCCGCTTCACGAAAATTCCCGCTGTGGTCGGCTTCGGCATCGACGGCCCGGAGCAGGCCCGGCGCATCGCTCCCCACGCGGACGGCATCGTGGTGGGAAGCGCTCTGGTGCGCCTCGTGGAACGCTTCGGAAACGACAGACCGGCGCTCGTCGCGGCGCTCGAGGAGTTCGTCCGCTCCGTGAAGAGCGCCATGGCCGGAGCGGCGCCTCACGGAGCGGGAGCGTAA
- the trpC gene encoding indole-3-glycerol phosphate synthase TrpC encodes MILERILATKRREVAALRRPRRSLAKALSRPGLSVIAEIKRASPSKGVIRNDLEPETLLAAYEAGGADAVSVLTDREYFSGDGEVLRALRARTELPLLRKDFLVDPLQLYESRFLGADAVLLIAAALEDPRELQHMLSLAAELGMEALVEVHTPEELLRVLDTDAAILGINNRDLRTFSVDLSVTERLLDLLRSREPGTKRLVVAESGVRAPEDARFLRRCGADAVLVGEALVRAEEPERLLREFAEAGTP; translated from the coding sequence ATGATCCTGGAGCGCATTCTCGCCACGAAACGCCGGGAGGTGGCGGCACTGCGGCGACCCCGAAGATCCCTGGCAAAGGCCCTTTCCCGTCCAGGGCTCTCGGTCATCGCGGAAATCAAGAGAGCCTCCCCGAGCAAAGGAGTGATCCGGAACGATCTGGAGCCGGAAACGCTCCTCGCCGCCTACGAGGCGGGCGGCGCCGACGCAGTGTCCGTTCTCACCGACCGGGAGTATTTCTCCGGCGACGGCGAGGTTCTCCGGGCGCTCCGGGCGCGCACGGAACTGCCGCTGCTGCGGAAGGACTTCCTCGTGGATCCCCTCCAGCTCTACGAGAGCCGCTTTCTCGGCGCCGACGCGGTCCTCCTCATCGCGGCGGCCCTGGAAGATCCAAGGGAGCTGCAGCACATGCTCTCTCTCGCGGCGGAACTCGGCATGGAGGCCCTCGTGGAAGTGCACACCCCGGAGGAGCTGCTCCGGGTGCTCGACACCGACGCGGCCATTCTGGGCATCAACAACCGGGATTTGAGGACGTTCTCGGTGGATCTCTCCGTCACGGAGCGTCTTCTGGACCTGCTCCGCTCCAGAGAGCCGGGGACGAAGCGCCTGGTGGTCGCCGAAAGCGGCGTGCGCGCTCCGGAGGATGCCCGCTTTCTGCGCCGCTGCGGCGCGGATGCGGTGCTCGTGGGCGAAGCCCTGGTGCGTGCGGAAGAGCCGGAGCGGCTCCTCCGGGAGTTTGCCGAGGCGGGAACACCGTGA
- a CDS encoding phosphoribosylanthranilate isomerase produces MTRRVRIKVCGLTRRKDVELAVALGADAVGFILAPSPRRITPDQAAFLAADLPPFVEAVAVVVNPTREETERIAASGLFTRIQYSGEEPPELVARSPLKAVKAIGVTDAADLAAATRFPEATILFDTRRGGHTGGTGERFDWELLRKSAFSRPFILAGGLGPENLREALDALSPWAVDLNSRVERAPGEKDPVLLRRCFALVEAWNEKATTAPRGDPGATISRKSSGGISRRETSPRRGESDEKECLS; encoded by the coding sequence GTGACGCGCCGGGTCCGGATCAAGGTGTGCGGCCTCACCCGCCGGAAGGATGTGGAGCTTGCGGTGGCGCTCGGTGCGGACGCGGTGGGTTTCATCCTGGCGCCCTCACCCCGGAGGATCACGCCGGACCAGGCGGCGTTCCTCGCGGCGGATCTTCCTCCCTTCGTGGAGGCCGTGGCGGTGGTGGTGAACCCGACGCGGGAGGAGACGGAGCGCATCGCCGCAAGCGGCCTGTTCACCCGGATTCAGTACTCCGGAGAGGAACCGCCCGAACTGGTCGCCCGGTCGCCGCTGAAGGCCGTCAAGGCCATCGGCGTGACGGATGCGGCGGATCTGGCTGCGGCAACGCGCTTTCCGGAGGCGACGATTCTCTTCGACACTCGCCGGGGAGGACACACGGGCGGCACGGGAGAACGGTTCGACTGGGAGCTGCTCCGGAAGAGCGCCTTTTCGAGGCCCTTCATCCTTGCCGGAGGACTTGGCCCGGAAAATCTCCGGGAAGCCCTCGATGCGCTCTCCCCCTGGGCGGTGGACCTGAACAGCCGGGTGGAGCGCGCTCCCGGAGAGAAAGATCCGGTTCTTCTGCGACGCTGTTTCGCGCTCGTCGAAGCGTGGAACGAAAAGGCAACAACGGCACCCCGGGGAGATCCGGGCGCGACAATTTCCCGAAAATCCTCCGGCGGCATTTCCCGCCGGGAAACCTCGCCCCGGAGGGGCGAATCTGACGAAAAGGAGTGCCTCTCATGA
- the pheA gene encoding prephenate dehydratase, translated as MTDVDGEKLAELRRDIDRVDGEIVALLLERVGVARRIGLAKGDGPVYDPAREAEVLERVRGHACSGDAEPDRALAASLGAIYREVLSLCRGVQSPLQVAVLGPQGSFSEDAARTALGSAVTLRYQGSIPDIFRVLDNGGADLGVVPIENTIEGAVLFTLDAFAGASKGLRVQSELSLPIRHVLVSEAASLADVTEVRSHPQALAQCRVWLRTNLPGAVLVAAESTSGAAASVKGLRHAAAICSRRAAAHHELPVLAEHIQDQPGNSTRFWIVGKGPVRPGPKNKTSVLFNVAHRPGTLFAALEPLYTALRNLTHIQSRPLAGNPFEYLFFVDFEGHEEEETVKKVLAAMAEHCTFFRVLGSYPFRSVEDL; from the coding sequence GTGACGGATGTGGACGGGGAAAAACTCGCGGAACTGCGTCGGGACATCGACCGCGTCGATGGAGAGATCGTGGCGCTTCTTCTGGAGCGGGTCGGGGTGGCGCGACGGATCGGCCTCGCCAAGGGGGATGGGCCGGTGTACGATCCCGCCCGGGAGGCGGAGGTGCTGGAGCGGGTTCGGGGACATGCCTGCTCCGGAGATGCCGAACCGGACAGGGCACTTGCGGCCTCTCTGGGAGCGATCTACCGGGAGGTGCTCTCCCTGTGCCGGGGGGTACAGAGCCCGTTGCAGGTCGCGGTGCTCGGGCCCCAGGGTTCCTTCTCGGAGGATGCCGCCCGGACGGCTCTGGGATCGGCGGTGACGCTGCGGTACCAGGGTTCGATTCCGGACATCTTCAGGGTCCTCGACAACGGCGGAGCCGATCTCGGAGTGGTGCCCATCGAAAACACCATCGAGGGAGCGGTGCTCTTCACGCTGGATGCCTTCGCGGGGGCTTCGAAAGGTCTTCGGGTACAGAGCGAACTCTCGCTGCCCATCCGGCACGTTCTCGTCTCGGAAGCGGCGTCCCTGGCGGACGTGACGGAGGTTCGCTCCCATCCCCAGGCGCTTGCCCAGTGCCGCGTCTGGCTCCGGACGAACCTTCCCGGCGCGGTCCTGGTCGCCGCGGAGAGCACCAGCGGTGCCGCCGCATCGGTGAAGGGCCTTCGGCATGCCGCAGCCATCTGTTCCCGGAGAGCCGCGGCGCACCACGAGCTGCCCGTTCTCGCCGAGCATATCCAGGACCAGCCGGGAAACTCCACCCGTTTCTGGATCGTGGGAAAGGGACCGGTGCGCCCGGGCCCGAAGAACAAAACCTCCGTTCTCTTCAACGTGGCGCATCGTCCGGGAACGCTTTTCGCCGCCCTCGAACCCCTCTACACCGCGCTGCGGAATCTCACCCACATCCAGTCGCGCCCGCTGGCGGGCAATCCCTTCGAGTATCTCTTCTTCGTCGATTTCGAGGGACACGAGGAGGAGGAGACGGTGAAGAAGGTGCTCGCCGCCATGGCGGAACACTGCACCTTCTTCCGCGTCCTCGGTTCCTATCCCTTCCGGAGCGTGGAGGACCTGTAG
- the trpB gene encoding tryptophan synthase subunit beta, giving the protein MTPNTRGYFGPFGGQFVPETLIPALDELEAAFADAREDETFQKELRLLLTDFGGRPTPLSPAERLSEELGGVRVFLKREDLNHTGAHKINNALGQVLLASRMGKRRIIAETGAGQHGVATATAAARFGLECVVYMGEEDMLRQAPNVARMHLLGARVEPVLSGSRTLKDAINEALRDWVTNVEDSFYVLGSVMGPHPYPTMVREFQRVIGDEARRQFLEREGTLPDLVVACVGGGSNAMGIFAAFLDDPSVALVGVEAAGRGVDTGLHAATLTAGSPGILHGAHSFVLQDANGQILPAHSLSAGLDYPGVGPEHSHLAATGRARYASATDDEAVNAFETLCRLEGIIPALESSHALAWVLREAPALPGGSRVLVNLSGRGDKDMDTILAYMKERKKS; this is encoded by the coding sequence ATGACCCCGAACACACGCGGCTATTTCGGCCCCTTTGGAGGCCAATTCGTTCCCGAGACGCTCATTCCGGCCCTGGACGAGCTGGAGGCGGCCTTTGCCGACGCCAGGGAGGACGAGACCTTTCAGAAAGAGCTTCGGCTCCTCCTCACCGACTTCGGCGGGCGTCCCACCCCGCTCTCTCCGGCGGAGCGCCTGTCGGAGGAACTTGGAGGCGTGCGCGTCTTTCTGAAACGCGAGGACCTGAACCACACGGGAGCGCACAAGATCAACAACGCCCTCGGCCAGGTTCTCCTCGCGTCCCGCATGGGCAAGCGGCGGATCATCGCCGAGACCGGGGCGGGACAACACGGCGTGGCCACCGCCACCGCTGCGGCGCGGTTCGGCCTGGAGTGCGTGGTCTATATGGGCGAGGAGGACATGCTGCGCCAGGCGCCTAACGTGGCGCGCATGCACCTCCTCGGCGCCAGGGTTGAACCGGTGCTCTCGGGATCGCGAACGCTCAAGGACGCCATCAACGAGGCGCTCCGGGACTGGGTGACCAACGTGGAGGATTCTTTCTACGTCCTCGGCTCCGTCATGGGTCCCCATCCCTATCCCACCATGGTCCGGGAGTTCCAGCGCGTCATCGGCGACGAAGCACGCCGACAGTTCCTGGAGCGGGAAGGAACGCTTCCCGATCTGGTGGTGGCCTGCGTGGGAGGCGGCAGCAACGCCATGGGCATTTTCGCCGCCTTTCTCGACGATCCCTCGGTGGCACTCGTGGGAGTGGAGGCCGCGGGACGAGGCGTGGACACGGGGCTGCACGCGGCGACCCTCACGGCGGGGTCGCCGGGAATTCTCCACGGTGCCCACTCCTTCGTCCTCCAGGACGCGAACGGCCAGATTCTTCCCGCCCACTCCCTCTCGGCGGGGCTCGACTATCCTGGCGTGGGGCCGGAGCACAGCCATCTCGCCGCCACGGGACGGGCCCGGTACGCCTCCGCCACGGACGACGAGGCGGTGAACGCCTTCGAGACGCTCTGCCGTCTCGAAGGGATCATTCCGGCTCTGGAGAGTTCCCACGCCCTCGCCTGGGTTCTCCGGGAGGCACCGGCCCTTCCCGGAGGAAGCCGCGTGCTCGTGAACCTCTCCGGGCGGGGCGACAAGGACATGGACACCATCCTGGCCTACATGAAGGAACGAAAAAAGAGCTGA
- a CDS encoding anthranilate synthase component I family protein has translation MRQTRTATPFPDAKEAFFRAESALQRAEEGGTGAGAEEYCALAGEYSLIPFALRLPLGEMSPENVYERLRTLDRSVFLLEGDGRDLHGGRYALLGAAPLRIFRAVPEGVAETDAEGRESLLPGADLLETIRSFLAGVRLYDDGTLPPFRGGVVGFFGYEMAELWEDLFHDQPGKRLPSPDHPASVLFVPGVVAVTDAVEHSLTLLVLAEPPEPRGENAAEDVARLRRSYENARHRLAALEKLFADPEPAPSAHGTNGGKTGKTGPVRLVPSVSRTRFGEMVQAAREHIARGDAYQIVLSHRFECPAPADPLTLYGSLKAANPSPYLFCMEFPELALVGSSPEVLLRVQGHKVISRPLAGTRRRGATPREDRALEAELRKDEKERAEHVMLVDLARNDLARICRPESVVVSEYLEVERFARVMHLVSQVEGVLRDDRDALDALRASFPAGTVSGAPKIRAMEILADLEGLFRGVYAGGVGYVDFRGNLDTCIAIRTFVIRENILRLQTGAGIVADSDPDAEYEETLNKARALFCALGDAEIVAAPLETAAQGGDRS, from the coding sequence ATGAGGCAAACCAGAACCGCGACGCCTTTTCCCGATGCGAAGGAGGCGTTCTTCCGGGCGGAGAGTGCGTTGCAGCGGGCGGAAGAGGGAGGAACGGGAGCGGGCGCGGAGGAGTATTGCGCCCTCGCCGGAGAGTATTCCCTGATCCCCTTCGCCCTCCGGCTCCCCCTCGGAGAAATGTCCCCGGAGAATGTGTACGAGAGACTCCGCACTCTGGACAGAAGCGTCTTTCTCCTCGAAGGAGACGGACGCGACCTCCACGGCGGGCGCTACGCTCTTCTCGGCGCGGCGCCGCTGCGGATCTTCCGGGCCGTTCCGGAAGGCGTGGCCGAAACCGACGCGGAGGGGCGGGAATCCCTGCTTCCCGGAGCCGATCTTCTGGAGACGATACGCTCCTTTCTGGCAGGCGTGCGTCTCTACGACGACGGAACGCTGCCCCCCTTCCGCGGCGGCGTGGTGGGCTTCTTCGGCTACGAGATGGCGGAACTCTGGGAAGATCTCTTTCACGACCAACCCGGAAAAAGGCTGCCCTCTCCGGACCATCCCGCGTCGGTCCTCTTTGTGCCCGGGGTCGTGGCGGTGACGGACGCGGTGGAGCATTCCCTCACGCTTCTCGTCCTGGCGGAGCCTCCCGAACCGCGGGGAGAAAACGCCGCGGAGGATGTGGCGCGCCTTCGGCGAAGCTACGAAAATGCCCGCCACCGCCTCGCCGCTCTCGAAAAACTGTTTGCCGACCCCGAGCCCGCACCGTCGGCGCATGGGACCAATGGCGGGAAAACCGGGAAAACCGGCCCGGTACGCCTGGTCCCTTCCGTTTCGAGGACGCGTTTCGGAGAGATGGTGCAGGCCGCCAGGGAACACATCGCCCGGGGAGACGCCTACCAGATCGTGCTCTCCCATCGCTTCGAGTGTCCGGCTCCGGCGGACCCGCTGACGCTGTACGGGTCCCTCAAGGCGGCAAACCCGTCGCCCTATCTGTTCTGCATGGAATTCCCCGAGCTGGCCCTTGTGGGCTCCTCGCCGGAGGTTCTTCTCCGCGTCCAGGGACACAAGGTGATCTCCCGCCCTCTCGCGGGCACGCGAAGGCGGGGCGCCACGCCCCGGGAGGACCGGGCGCTCGAGGCGGAACTCCGGAAGGACGAGAAGGAGCGGGCGGAACACGTGATGCTCGTGGATCTCGCCCGAAACGACCTGGCCCGGATCTGCCGTCCCGAAAGCGTGGTCGTGTCCGAGTATCTGGAGGTGGAGCGCTTCGCCCGGGTCATGCACCTCGTCTCCCAGGTGGAGGGCGTCCTCCGGGACGACCGGGACGCCCTCGACGCCCTTCGGGCGAGCTTTCCCGCGGGAACCGTCTCGGGAGCGCCCAAGATCCGCGCCATGGAGATTCTCGCCGATCTGGAGGGGCTGTTCCGGGGGGTCTACGCCGGAGGCGTGGGATACGTGGACTTCCGGGGCAATCTGGACACCTGCATCGCCATCCGCACCTTCGTGATCAGGGAGAACATCCTTCGGCTCCAGACCGGGGCGGGCATCGTGGCCGATTCGGATCCCGACGCGGAGTACGAGGAGACGCTGAACAAGGCACGGGCGCTCTTTTGCGCCCTCGGCGACGCGGAGATCGTCGCCGCACCCCTGGAGACTGCCGCACAAGGAGGCGACCGGTCATGA